In one Rutidosis leptorrhynchoides isolate AG116_Rl617_1_P2 chromosome 8, CSIRO_AGI_Rlap_v1, whole genome shotgun sequence genomic region, the following are encoded:
- the LOC139864014 gene encoding uncharacterized protein yields MHRVLAFDVENNSSVLRKNLNLLEERRIMAAIRQADAKQRMTKYYNKRVKHVQFKEGALVLRDNEASRQAKQGKLGPRWEGPYKIIRAHPNGSYTLAAPSGEEMQRTWNAMSLKKFYAYYCIFK; encoded by the coding sequence ATGCATAGGGTTTTGGCATTTGATGTTGAAAACAATTCATCCGTCTTGCGGAAAAATTTGAACTTGTTGGAAGAGAGGCGTATCATGGCCGCTATCCGTCAAGCGGATGCTAAGCAGCGAATGACAAAATATTACAATAAAAGGGTAAAGCATGTGCAATTCAAAGAAGGAGCTTTGGTGTTAAGGGACAATGAAGCAAGCAGACAAGCAAAACAAGGGAAGTTGGGGCCACGATGGGAAGGGCCATACAAGATCATACGGGCACATCCTAATGGATCCTATACCCTTGCAGCGCCTTCCGGCGAAGAAATGCAGCGAACATGGAATGCAatgagtttaaagaaattttatgcgtattATTGCATATTCAAATAG